A window from Vulcanimicrobium alpinum encodes these proteins:
- a CDS encoding HAD family hydrolase, translated as MSVAFGFDFDHTLGVDNGLERTGLVEYAAELGRPLDVQRDPEWIARLDALLTEFRNGRIARAEMLARFAAAIGAPPDALDGERWKAICIALVDRLVRPVDGAHDLLASLVDRGIPVAILTNGWTPLQQRKIARALPGFDDALPILVSDVVGASKPAAAAFEALVGALGVPRDAVWYVGDNPRTDVAGALGAGLRAVWFDWEGHPYPGDVPPPTLRIAALRELEDAAENTIAP; from the coding sequence GTGAGCGTCGCATTCGGCTTCGATTTCGATCACACGCTCGGCGTCGACAACGGGCTGGAACGGACCGGCCTGGTCGAGTACGCCGCCGAGCTCGGCCGTCCGCTCGACGTGCAGCGGGACCCCGAGTGGATCGCGCGCCTCGACGCGCTGCTGACGGAGTTTCGCAACGGAAGGATCGCGCGCGCGGAGATGCTCGCGCGCTTCGCCGCCGCGATCGGCGCGCCGCCGGACGCGCTCGACGGCGAACGCTGGAAGGCGATCTGCATCGCGCTCGTCGACCGTCTGGTGCGCCCGGTCGACGGCGCGCACGACCTGCTCGCGTCGCTGGTGGACCGGGGCATCCCGGTCGCGATCCTCACCAATGGCTGGACGCCGCTGCAGCAGCGCAAGATCGCGCGCGCGCTGCCGGGATTCGACGATGCGCTGCCGATCCTGGTCAGCGACGTCGTCGGCGCCTCGAAGCCCGCTGCTGCGGCGTTCGAAGCGCTCGTCGGTGCGCTCGGCGTGCCGCGCGATGCCGTGTGGTACGTCGGCGACAACCCGCGCACCGACGTCGCCGGTGCGCTCGGTGCGGGTCTGCGCGCGGTGTGGTTCGATTGGGAAGGACATCCGTACCCGGGCGACGTGCCCCCGCCGACGCTGCGCATCGCGGCGTTGCGGGAGCTCGAGGACGCGGCCGAGAACACCATCGCCCCATAA
- the rsmD gene encoding 16S rRNA (guanine(966)-N(2))-methyltransferase RsmD, whose amino-acid sequence MGTLTITGGTLRSRRVPTPSGRAVRPTPSKVKEALFSILGSRLRDARVLDLFAGSGALGFESLSRGAAHVTFVERHRPTAEALRGAARALGVDDRVAVVAAPAERAARVLDARYDVVFADPPYVQPYPQAAFTALRERDLIDPHTTVVYEHSSRTGAPDDPQMQLERSERYGEVALAFLRPRAAETA is encoded by the coding sequence ATGGGAACGCTGACGATCACCGGGGGGACGCTCCGCAGCAGGCGGGTGCCGACGCCTTCGGGCCGCGCGGTGCGACCGACGCCTTCCAAAGTCAAGGAAGCGCTGTTTTCGATCCTCGGCTCGCGACTGCGCGACGCGCGCGTCCTCGATCTGTTCGCCGGCAGCGGCGCGCTCGGATTCGAATCGCTCTCGCGCGGCGCAGCCCACGTGACGTTCGTCGAACGGCACCGGCCGACCGCGGAGGCGCTGCGCGGCGCAGCCCGCGCGCTCGGCGTCGACGATCGCGTCGCCGTGGTCGCCGCCCCGGCCGAACGCGCCGCGCGCGTACTGGACGCGCGGTACGACGTCGTCTTCGCCGACCCGCCATACGTCCAGCCCTATCCGCAGGCCGCGTTCACCGCGCTGCGCGAACGGGACCTGATCGATCCGCACACCACCGTCGTCTACGAGCACTCGTCGCGCACGGGCGCGCCCGACGATCCGCAGATGCAGCTCGAACGCAGCGAGCGCTACGGCGAGGTGGCGCTCGCATTTCTTCGTCCGCGGGCGGCGGAGACGGCTTGA
- the coaD gene encoding pantetheine-phosphate adenylyltransferase — MNGNPASGHSAIYPGSFDPLTRGHLDVIERAAEIFDCVLVAVVVNPQKREPLFSLDEREAMIRKSVAHLRNVEVDHFRGLLADFVRARNATVIVKGLRVVSDFESEMSTALMNRSLSGVDTVFLPSDPRWSFVSSTLVKEVYNLGADVREYVPPSVLEVMLSKRPAPRS, encoded by the coding sequence TTGAACGGGAATCCGGCAAGCGGTCACTCCGCGATCTACCCCGGCTCGTTCGATCCGCTCACGCGCGGCCACCTCGACGTCATCGAACGCGCGGCCGAAATCTTCGACTGCGTCCTGGTCGCGGTCGTGGTCAACCCGCAGAAGCGCGAGCCGCTCTTCTCGCTCGACGAGCGCGAGGCGATGATTCGCAAGTCGGTCGCGCACCTGCGCAATGTCGAGGTCGATCACTTCCGCGGACTGCTCGCCGATTTCGTGCGCGCGCGCAACGCGACCGTGATCGTGAAGGGCCTGCGCGTCGTCTCCGACTTCGAGAGCGAGATGTCGACGGCGCTGATGAATCGTTCCCTTTCGGGTGTGGATACCGTCTTTCTGCCGAGCGATCCGCGCTGGTCGTTCGTCAGTTCGACGCTGGTCAAGGAAGTCTACAATCTCGGGGCCGACGTGAGGGAATACGTTCCGCCGTCCGTGCTCGAGGTGATGCTCTCGAAACGCCCTGCTCCCCGTTCGTAG
- a CDS encoding MFS transporter, with protein sequence MSPGWPRYLAAFAALGVAEQIQSVAIAWQIYQVAHRPFDLGLAGLVVFVPTLLLAPAAGVAGDRFDRRAIVAAAALVEVAISLALIPLAGGHTNAVLAADLGILTLAGIARAFAFPAQSALVPSIVPPELYLCASAASSALFSLVRIGGPALGGALVAAGAAIAYGTVAVLALLVAAAIATIPLLKRPARNDLPTLRDALEGFRFLRARPVIGGAITLDLFAVFFGGATALLPVYAASILRVGPFGYGVLRSAVSVGGTICAALLARRPIARHVGPRLLWSVAIFGGATVLFGVSRSLWLSALALAILGASDMVSMRIRDALVALGTPDELRGRVTAIEGVFIVASNELGEFESGTLAAFAGPVAAVIAGGIATIVVVVLWTRLFPQLARADEISPPSTETA encoded by the coding sequence CTGAGTCCGGGCTGGCCGCGCTACCTCGCCGCGTTCGCGGCGCTCGGCGTGGCCGAACAGATTCAAAGCGTCGCGATCGCCTGGCAGATCTATCAGGTCGCGCACCGCCCCTTCGATTTGGGGCTCGCGGGCCTGGTGGTGTTCGTCCCGACCCTGCTGCTCGCGCCGGCGGCGGGCGTCGCCGGCGACCGCTTCGACCGCCGCGCGATCGTCGCGGCCGCGGCGCTGGTCGAGGTTGCGATCTCGCTTGCGTTGATCCCACTCGCCGGCGGCCACACGAACGCCGTGCTGGCCGCCGATCTCGGGATCCTCACGCTCGCCGGGATCGCGCGCGCGTTCGCGTTTCCGGCGCAGAGCGCGCTTGTGCCGTCGATCGTCCCGCCGGAACTCTACCTGTGCGCGAGCGCGGCGAGTTCGGCGCTGTTCTCGCTGGTGCGCATCGGCGGCCCCGCGCTCGGCGGCGCACTCGTCGCCGCCGGCGCGGCGATCGCGTACGGCACCGTTGCGGTGCTGGCGCTGCTGGTCGCGGCGGCGATCGCGACGATCCCGCTGCTGAAGCGGCCCGCGCGCAACGATCTCCCGACGCTGCGCGACGCGCTCGAGGGATTTCGCTTCCTGCGTGCGCGGCCGGTGATCGGCGGCGCGATAACGCTCGATCTGTTCGCGGTGTTTTTCGGGGGAGCGACGGCACTGCTGCCGGTCTATGCGGCGAGCATTCTGCGCGTCGGACCGTTCGGCTACGGCGTGCTGCGCTCCGCGGTCTCGGTCGGCGGGACGATCTGCGCGGCGCTGCTCGCGCGGCGGCCGATCGCGCGGCACGTCGGGCCGCGGCTCTTGTGGAGCGTCGCGATCTTCGGCGGCGCGACGGTGCTGTTCGGCGTCTCGCGCTCGCTGTGGCTCTCGGCGCTCGCGCTGGCGATCCTGGGGGCATCCGATATGGTCAGCATGCGCATCCGCGATGCGCTCGTCGCGCTCGGCACGCCGGACGAACTGCGCGGACGCGTCACCGCGATCGAAGGCGTCTTCATCGTCGCGAGCAACGAACTCGGCGAGTTCGAATCCGGCACGCTCGCCGCGTTCGCCGGACCGGTCGCCGCCGTCATCGCGGGCGGCATCGCAACGATCGTAGTCGTCGTGCTGTGGACGCGCCTCTTCCCGCAACTCGCCCGCGCCGACGAGATCTCACCCCCGTCGACTGAGACGGCGTGA
- a CDS encoding DUF2249 domain-containing protein — protein sequence MPTVRAASVTIDARTLPAHNRSARIFDTFDKLPVGGILELLEESDPRSLRNEFQQYRPGHFAWDARNLGSGRWTIRLERVDERADTATFLTHCPPFANAKQSTINELAAVATERAYRTGETIFDEGEMWPYLGFVRGGKVVYTLLSPDGKTHALGERLTQDPLNESGTFDGGGATTRAEALTDCTLVLVPTEAILHAVRNDSELALGFLAASSQARRRSIDTIADLAFAHVLQRVAKFLMSYAPATVGMAPGLPGVENLSQAQIAAAAGTVRDMAARALIRLKNAAAVELDRGRVRSIDRARLEAFAHGVQAPPV from the coding sequence ATGCCCACCGTCCGCGCGGCCTCCGTGACGATCGACGCTCGCACCTTGCCCGCGCACAACCGCAGCGCGCGCATCTTCGACACGTTCGACAAGCTCCCGGTCGGAGGGATCCTTGAGCTGCTCGAAGAGAGCGATCCCCGCTCGCTGCGCAACGAGTTCCAGCAGTACCGGCCGGGCCACTTCGCGTGGGACGCGCGCAACCTCGGGAGCGGACGCTGGACGATCCGGCTCGAGCGCGTCGACGAGCGCGCCGACACCGCGACGTTTCTCACCCATTGCCCGCCCTTCGCCAACGCGAAGCAGTCGACGATCAACGAACTCGCCGCCGTCGCGACGGAACGCGCGTACCGCACCGGCGAGACGATCTTCGATGAAGGCGAGATGTGGCCGTATCTCGGCTTCGTGCGGGGCGGCAAGGTCGTGTACACGCTGCTCTCGCCCGACGGCAAGACGCACGCGCTCGGCGAACGGCTGACCCAAGATCCGCTCAACGAGTCGGGGACGTTCGACGGCGGCGGCGCGACGACGCGCGCCGAGGCGCTGACGGACTGCACCTTGGTGCTGGTGCCCACCGAAGCGATCCTGCATGCCGTCCGCAACGACAGCGAGCTCGCGCTCGGATTTCTCGCCGCATCGTCGCAGGCGCGGCGCCGCTCGATCGACACGATCGCCGATCTGGCGTTCGCGCACGTCCTGCAGCGCGTCGCGAAGTTCCTGATGTCGTACGCGCCCGCGACGGTCGGGATGGCGCCCGGTCTGCCCGGCGTGGAAAACCTCTCGCAAGCCCAGATCGCCGCGGCCGCCGGCACCGTGCGCGACATGGCGGCGCGCGCCTTAATCCGCCTGAAAAATGCCGCGGCGGTGGAACTCGATCGCGGCCGCGTCCGCTCGATCGACCGTGCGCGCCTCGAAGCGTTCGCGCACGGCGTCCAAGCCCCGCCGGTGTAA
- a CDS encoding TlpA family protein disulfide reductase translates to MPAFTRRWGARALDVAAVLVLAYAAARFFVFPRLHHAPAAAPPVSLATLAGPRFDLDRTRGKLVFLEFFATWCQPCRASIPLVQRFKRDHPAVVVESVDVGEPDALARGFARTFAMRDVALDPDETVAHAFAVDGFPTLVAVDPHGTIVARWIGENPNIEQAMTDAVARYAGRVGLR, encoded by the coding sequence GTGCCGGCTTTCACGCGCCGCTGGGGAGCGCGCGCACTCGACGTCGCGGCCGTCTTGGTGCTCGCGTACGCGGCCGCCCGATTCTTCGTCTTCCCGCGCCTCCACCATGCCCCGGCCGCGGCGCCGCCGGTCTCGCTGGCGACGCTGGCCGGTCCGCGATTCGACCTCGACCGCACGCGCGGGAAGCTCGTGTTCCTGGAGTTCTTCGCGACGTGGTGCCAGCCGTGCCGGGCATCGATCCCGCTGGTGCAGCGATTCAAGCGCGATCACCCCGCCGTGGTCGTCGAATCCGTCGACGTCGGCGAGCCCGATGCGCTGGCGCGCGGTTTCGCCCGGACCTTCGCGATGCGCGACGTCGCGCTGGACCCCGATGAGACCGTCGCGCACGCCTTCGCCGTCGACGGGTTTCCGACGCTGGTCGCCGTCGATCCGCACGGCACGATCGTCGCGCGCTGGATCGGCGAGAACCCGAACATCGAGCAGGCGATGACCGACGCGGTCGCGCGTTACGCCGGCCGCGTCGGGCTGCGCTAA
- a CDS encoding enoyl-CoA hydratase/isomerase family protein, translated as MSMMAMVLQTITVERDGPIATITLNRPNVLNALNLAMLDELGQALATLDADDALRAVILTGAGPKAFAAGADIAELNALPDARAGEEQARRGQALTVAIERLRVPVIAAVNGFALGGGCEMAMACDIRIASENAKFGQPEVNLGIVPGYGGTQRTTRLLGEGWAMYLCLTGEMIDAQEALRIGLVQRVLPADALLGEARRIAELIAAKAPLAITATKRAIVDGAALTLADGLALEALRFGYAVSTEDFREGSRAFLDKRKPAFRGR; from the coding sequence ATGTCGATGATGGCGATGGTGCTGCAGACGATCACCGTCGAGCGAGACGGTCCGATCGCGACGATCACTCTCAACCGACCGAACGTCTTAAACGCCCTTAACCTTGCGATGCTCGATGAGCTCGGCCAGGCGCTCGCGACCCTGGACGCCGACGACGCCTTGCGCGCGGTGATCCTCACCGGTGCGGGTCCCAAGGCGTTCGCAGCCGGCGCCGACATCGCGGAACTGAACGCGCTTCCCGACGCGCGGGCGGGCGAGGAGCAGGCGCGGCGCGGCCAGGCGCTGACCGTCGCGATCGAGCGGCTGCGCGTCCCCGTGATCGCCGCCGTCAACGGTTTCGCGCTGGGCGGCGGCTGCGAGATGGCGATGGCCTGCGATATCCGCATCGCCTCGGAGAACGCGAAGTTCGGCCAGCCCGAGGTGAACCTCGGGATCGTCCCCGGCTACGGCGGGACGCAGCGCACGACCCGGCTCCTGGGCGAAGGGTGGGCGATGTACCTGTGCTTGACGGGCGAGATGATCGACGCCCAGGAAGCGCTCCGCATCGGTCTGGTGCAGAGGGTCCTCCCCGCCGACGCGCTGCTCGGCGAAGCCCGCCGCATCGCCGAGCTCATCGCCGCGAAGGCGCCGCTCGCGATCACCGCGACGAAGCGCGCGATCGTCGACGGCGCGGCGCTGACGCTCGCCGACGGGCTCGCGCTCGAAGCGCTGCGTTTCGGCTACGCGGTGAGCACCGAAGATTTTCGCGAGGGTTCGCGCGCGTTTCTCGACAAACGCAAGCCCGCGTTTCGCGGGCGTTAG
- the phoU gene encoding phosphate signaling complex protein PhoU produces MRAAYHEALENSRLDVVRLGALVSDAIRTATQALERRDVVLAGRVVAGDDEVDEMRRRVEATCIEMIWKQQPVAGELRSIAGMLQIVTDLERIGDYAVDIAKNAIKLADVAVRPASVEIGRIASVAYEMLVDVMRAYREGDEKLADAVIERDDTVDELYHSSLSALQTEMQQDPGTVPAGTLLLFVVSIIERVGDRAQNIAWHTKDIYA; encoded by the coding sequence ATGCGTGCCGCTTACCACGAGGCTCTCGAGAACTCGCGCCTCGACGTCGTCCGCCTCGGTGCCCTCGTCTCCGACGCGATCCGCACCGCGACGCAGGCGCTCGAGCGGCGCGACGTCGTGCTGGCCGGCCGCGTCGTCGCCGGCGACGACGAAGTCGACGAGATGCGGCGCCGGGTCGAGGCGACCTGCATCGAGATGATCTGGAAGCAGCAGCCGGTAGCGGGCGAACTGCGTTCGATCGCGGGGATGCTGCAGATCGTCACCGACCTCGAACGGATCGGCGACTACGCGGTCGACATCGCGAAGAACGCGATCAAGCTCGCCGACGTCGCGGTCCGGCCTGCGAGCGTCGAGATCGGCCGGATCGCCAGCGTCGCGTACGAGATGCTCGTCGACGTGATGCGCGCCTATCGCGAGGGCGACGAGAAGCTGGCCGACGCTGTGATCGAGCGGGACGATACCGTCGACGAACTCTACCACTCGAGCCTCTCGGCCCTCCAGACGGAGATGCAGCAAGATCCGGGTACGGTACCGGCAGGCACCCTCTTGCTCTTCGTCGTTTCGATCATCGAACGGGTCGGCGACCGGGCGCAAAACATCGCCTGGCACACAAAGGATATCTACGCATGA
- a CDS encoding stalk domain-containing protein, with protein sequence MMRLLAGLLLALAIAAPALAADGPVRLTLDGRPIDRQGGSAVTHGGVVYGDLLDLVKSFDGLLTYHGPSVEVTLNGKTVRFTRGSRTAQLGEEAVTMRGAPFLRQGEMFVPLDFFVTKVAGAKLRVNPARTRANIYVNANPLS encoded by the coding sequence ATGATGCGATTGCTCGCCGGCCTGCTCCTCGCTCTCGCGATCGCCGCCCCGGCCCTCGCGGCCGACGGGCCGGTGCGGCTCACCCTCGACGGCCGCCCGATCGACCGCCAGGGTGGGAGCGCGGTCACGCACGGCGGCGTCGTCTACGGCGATCTCCTCGATCTGGTGAAGTCGTTCGACGGCCTGCTGACCTATCACGGGCCCTCCGTCGAGGTGACGCTCAACGGCAAGACCGTTCGCTTCACGCGCGGCAGCCGGACGGCGCAGCTCGGCGAAGAGGCGGTGACGATGCGCGGGGCGCCGTTTCTGCGTCAGGGCGAGATGTTCGTCCCGCTCGATTTCTTCGTGACGAAGGTCGCCGGCGCGAAATTGCGCGTGAACCCGGCGCGCACGCGCGCGAACATCTACGTGAACGCCAACCCGTTGTCGTGA
- a CDS encoding aminotransferase class V-fold PLP-dependent enzyme codes for MIPRGAFALAPGLVYLNHAAVGILPVATRDALHAMIDDHAARGVLGTWPREQAVPSYRRRIAEFIGGRGDEIALLRNTGDGATILAQGLDLAPGDEVITGANEFGSNAYPWLALRERGVRVTLLDAPRERMTPDVLRRALGPRTKAVAVSWVTFDDGYRHDLAALAEVAHAGGALFFVDAIQGLGAFPLDVNATGVDAVYAGGAKWLMALQGVSVLWLRGALLDRIALRLPGWRSVADMWNFFDYAQPPAPGASRYEGGTPNFLGALSLATSIDVLAGAGIASIAEHVVALTDRLADGVRRRGYTVIGDRSREAVKSAIVTFRRDGEDAVALGRRLAAAGICVTSRPGGIRAAPHGHNTASDIDALLDALT; via the coding sequence GTGATCCCGCGCGGGGCGTTCGCGCTCGCTCCGGGACTCGTCTACCTCAACCACGCCGCGGTCGGTATTTTGCCGGTCGCCACGCGCGACGCGCTGCACGCGATGATCGACGATCACGCGGCGCGCGGCGTGCTTGGCACGTGGCCGCGCGAGCAGGCCGTTCCGTCGTATCGCCGCCGCATCGCCGAGTTCATCGGCGGCCGCGGCGACGAGATCGCCCTGCTGCGCAACACCGGCGACGGCGCGACGATCCTCGCGCAAGGCCTCGACCTCGCACCGGGCGACGAGGTGATCACCGGCGCAAACGAGTTCGGCTCGAACGCGTATCCCTGGCTGGCGCTGCGCGAGCGCGGCGTGCGGGTCACGCTGCTCGACGCACCGCGCGAGCGGATGACGCCCGACGTGCTGCGACGCGCGCTCGGCCCGCGTACCAAAGCGGTCGCCGTCTCGTGGGTGACGTTCGACGACGGCTACCGCCACGATCTCGCCGCCCTCGCCGAGGTCGCGCACGCGGGCGGCGCACTGTTCTTCGTCGACGCGATCCAGGGACTCGGCGCATTTCCGCTCGACGTGAACGCGACCGGCGTCGACGCGGTGTACGCGGGCGGCGCCAAATGGCTGATGGCGCTGCAGGGCGTCAGCGTGCTGTGGCTGCGCGGCGCGCTGCTTGACCGCATCGCGCTGCGGCTGCCGGGCTGGCGTTCCGTCGCCGATATGTGGAACTTTTTCGACTACGCCCAGCCGCCGGCGCCCGGCGCTTCGCGCTACGAAGGGGGCACGCCGAACTTCCTCGGCGCGCTCTCGCTCGCGACGTCGATCGACGTGCTCGCCGGCGCCGGAATCGCGTCGATTGCCGAGCACGTCGTCGCGCTGACCGACCGGCTCGCCGACGGCGTGCGACGTCGCGGTTACACGGTGATCGGCGACCGTTCGCGCGAGGCGGTGAAATCAGCGATCGTGACGTTCCGCCGGGACGGCGAGGACGCGGTCGCGCTCGGACGGCGGCTCGCCGCCGCCGGAATCTGCGTCACCTCGCGTCCGGGCGGAATTCGCGCGGCGCCGCACGGCCACAACACGGCGAGCGACATCGACGCGCTGCTCGACGCGCTGACGTAA
- a CDS encoding DUF1345 domain-containing protein, giving the protein MRMRNRRRLQSFTAAGLVGAAVYFLVPTWLHGATRVVAAYDAAATVLLAFFWLRSLHMDAELTRLRAANDDPGHNVILLIVLASVVLGLVSAIAIIGHGPHVQNQTEKWEAYILGILAIALGWFLVHTVYTFRYAHLYWFDDDGDGTECGGINFPGTTRPNDYDFAYFAFTLGTSFAVSDPQVTETRVRREVIVHSVISFAYNSIIVGMVINLFAGIFAGGPADSGSGR; this is encoded by the coding sequence ATGAGGATGCGCAATCGCCGCCGCCTGCAGAGCTTCACGGCGGCCGGGCTGGTCGGCGCGGCGGTCTACTTCCTGGTGCCGACCTGGCTGCACGGTGCGACCCGCGTCGTCGCCGCGTACGACGCGGCCGCGACCGTGCTGCTCGCCTTCTTCTGGCTGCGCAGCCTGCACATGGACGCCGAACTGACGCGGCTGCGCGCGGCGAACGACGACCCCGGCCACAACGTCATCCTGCTGATCGTCCTGGCGTCGGTGGTTCTCGGACTCGTCTCGGCGATCGCGATCATCGGCCACGGACCGCACGTGCAAAACCAGACCGAAAAATGGGAAGCGTACATTCTCGGGATCCTCGCGATCGCGCTGGGTTGGTTCCTGGTGCACACCGTCTACACGTTCCGCTACGCGCACCTTTACTGGTTCGACGACGACGGCGACGGCACCGAATGCGGCGGGATCAACTTCCCCGGCACGACGCGGCCGAACGATTACGATTTCGCGTACTTTGCGTTCACGCTCGGCACGTCGTTCGCCGTCTCCGACCCGCAGGTCACGGAGACGCGCGTGCGCCGCGAGGTGATCGTGCACTCGGTGATCTCGTTCGCGTACAACTCGATCATCGTCGGGATGGTGATCAACCTGTTCGCCGGGATCTTCGCGGGCGGACCGGCGGATTCGGGGAGCGGCCGCTGA
- a CDS encoding Cof-type HAD-IIB family hydrolase, with the protein MPTPIDLIALDLDGTLLSPDESVSPRNRAAIRAALAAGIRVVLVTGRGVDTPIAISKDLGLNLPVICCHGALTKDFGANRRLVHIPVPLEHAKAMIEYAESERLAIAVYVEEMFYRLAHAPIYMDDMRGPNWRVADSFREILTEAPTFIRFLGDEAVRRMLERFGDLPLNFRNESWFDFHEVAVLNREASKKTALARLCADFQISAESVMAIGDSRNDVPMMRWAKIGVAMGNALPEVREAVPHVTAANDRDGVALAIERFALGSAKKKSA; encoded by the coding sequence ATGCCCACACCAATCGATCTCATCGCCCTCGACCTCGACGGAACGCTGCTCTCTCCCGACGAGTCGGTCAGCCCGCGCAATCGCGCCGCGATCCGCGCCGCGCTGGCCGCCGGGATCCGGGTCGTTCTGGTCACCGGACGCGGCGTCGACACCCCGATCGCGATCTCGAAGGATCTCGGTCTCAACCTGCCCGTCATCTGCTGCCACGGCGCGTTGACGAAGGACTTCGGCGCGAACCGCAGGCTGGTGCACATCCCCGTCCCGCTCGAACACGCCAAGGCGATGATCGAGTACGCCGAGAGCGAGCGGCTGGCGATCGCGGTATACGTCGAGGAGATGTTCTACCGGCTCGCGCACGCGCCGATCTACATGGACGACATGCGGGGTCCGAACTGGCGCGTCGCCGACTCGTTCCGCGAGATTCTGACCGAGGCGCCGACCTTCATCCGCTTTCTCGGCGACGAGGCGGTACGCCGGATGCTCGAACGCTTCGGCGATCTGCCGCTGAACTTCCGCAACGAGTCGTGGTTCGATTTTCACGAGGTCGCCGTGCTCAACCGCGAGGCGAGCAAGAAAACCGCCTTGGCACGGCTGTGCGCCGACTTCCAGATCTCGGCCGAGAGCGTGATGGCGATCGGCGACTCGCGCAACGACGTTCCGATGATGCGGTGGGCGAAGATCGGCGTCGCGATGGGCAACGCGCTCCCCGAAGTGCGCGAGGCGGTTCCGCACGTGACGGCGGCCAACGATCGCGACGGCGTTGCGCTGGCGATCGAGCGGTTTGCGCTAGGATCGGCGAAGAAGAAGTCCGCCTGA
- a CDS encoding MoaD/ThiS family protein, which produces MTVRVLAFARLRELLGFGERRVGIAEPATIDGLWDLLAAASPQLAPLRASTRFARNGELVPSATALRDGDEIALMPPVGGG; this is translated from the coding sequence GTGACCGTGCGCGTCCTCGCGTTCGCGCGGCTGCGCGAACTGCTCGGGTTCGGCGAACGGCGCGTCGGCATCGCCGAGCCGGCGACGATCGACGGGCTGTGGGATCTGCTCGCCGCGGCCTCCCCGCAACTCGCGCCCCTGCGCGCGTCGACGCGTTTCGCGCGCAACGGCGAGCTCGTCCCGAGCGCGACGGCGCTGCGCGACGGCGACGAGATCGCTCTGATGCCGCCGGTCGGCGGCGGATGA
- a CDS encoding molybdenum cofactor biosynthesis protein MoaE, with protein sequence MTIGLSAAPLDAAALVRALRADAHGAVVTFLGTTRETSPGDPRPVAALEYEAYEAMALGEMEAIAHETSERFGPLALGMLHRTGRVELGEPSVLVVVAAPHRGAAFDACRYAIDALKARVPIWKREIYRDGETAWIANTPS encoded by the coding sequence ATGACGATCGGACTCTCCGCCGCGCCGCTCGACGCCGCCGCACTGGTGCGCGCTCTGCGTGCCGACGCGCACGGCGCGGTCGTGACGTTTCTCGGGACGACGCGCGAGACGTCGCCCGGCGATCCGCGGCCGGTCGCCGCGCTCGAGTACGAAGCGTACGAGGCGATGGCGCTCGGCGAGATGGAGGCGATCGCGCACGAGACGAGCGAACGCTTCGGACCGCTCGCGCTGGGGATGCTGCATCGCACCGGCCGCGTCGAGCTCGGCGAACCGTCGGTGCTCGTCGTCGTCGCGGCACCGCACCGCGGCGCCGCGTTCGACGCCTGCCGGTACGCGATCGACGCGCTCAAAGCCCGCGTGCCGATCTGGAAGCGCGAGATCTACCGCGACGGCGAGACGGCCTGGATCGCGAACACCCCGTCATGA